The following DNA comes from Ictalurus punctatus breed USDA103 chromosome 19, Coco_2.0, whole genome shotgun sequence.
cagcatgcacaaaaccaTCGAACCTTGACGTAGCTAGGCTACAACAGTATGggtcttaaaaaaacaaaaacaaaaaaacccacaactaAAACAAACACGATACCAGAttaagaagattttttttaattttacagaaTTTTATTGACTTCAATTCATAAAACCGCAAACACATGGACATTTTTTGTCAAGGAATAACTATCCAGTGATGTGCAGACTAAATgctaaatgattattattactcaATACTCCCAATGTACCTGCCAGGCAGTAAGTGTCTAAAGTCAGTACAGAGTAACGCATGCAATTATATGCAGGAGTCAATGTATACATTAAAACAGAGTACAAGAATAAAGATGTAATCTAACTAAAACAAGATTTAAGATGTGTTTTGGTCATCGTTTGCAGTCTTCGGTATGCTTTCTCATGAACACTGAAAATGCTGTAGACGgtaaaaagaagaataaataaaacattccacTGTTGTCGATTGCTTTTGATTGTCAGACTCCAACATAATACCATTGTAGTAATACCATCACAGTAGGCTTATGGAGCTGGAAATGTGTAAATGGTCTTCACAGGTGATGCTGCATGGAGCTGTTTCATGGTAAAAATCACAGTAAAGGAACAGACATTTGGTTCTCCAGGATCGTCACCTAACACAGGCTTATGCTCATGTGCTGGAGGCAGTGTACGTGGCATCAGGAGCGTAAGATGATATCTCCCTGAAGAGCTCATCCTCTTTCAGCATGCtctatataaacacaaaaatttaAATCCAAAGGAAATGTGTTAGAAAGAAAATTCCTGAAATGTGGGGTAAAATGTTTGACACAGtgaagtgcaaaagtttgcatcgaCCTATGGTTTTTTGAAATTGAAATTTACAAATTGAACTCCACAACGGTAAAAATGAAACATGTGCGTGTgtcaaaatcaacagaaaaatagttttaaaaagaTAGATGCTCAGTGTGTAAAGCAGACGCTCAGAGGAAACGAAAGAGGTGGGAGACtgttaaaaatgctaattaaagtgaaaatcCATTAATATCTTCTTAACATAcactatttgaccattttttttcttgtgataATGAAGGTGCAAAATCACACTACTTGAATTTTCTCATGAATTTCTTCATCATGCAGTTTGTCctaagggtatgcaaacttctGCACTCAACTGCACTAGTCATTTGCACTAATGCCAGCCGTCTATCCTCTTAATGAGAAGATGAATTGAAAATCTTACAGTGAGGTTGTTGATCCCCTCTGAAAAGGCTCCTATCTGTTTCACTGTGCCTTCCGAGTCCTCCATCTACCAGACCATAGATATTTTAAAGTCCAAACTAGAAAACGTTTAAATATAACGACAAGGCCATCAGGTACGCTCTAGGATAATCGTTTTGAGTGAGAAGGTGCAGCACCTGCTCCAGCTTATCCTCACTTATGCGTTGTTCTCTGTGGAAGCTGCTGTTCTGAGGCATCTGTACGTCCAGAGGGCACAGAAGTTCTTCGCTCTCCTCCTGTCGCTTCCGCCTCAATGTTCCAAAACCTCCGAAGGAGGGACGTCTTGGCTAGACAGaacaaataaaagttatttCAGGCCCATTTATATACTTCCATTGCGAGATGGGTCCACCTTCACGGTGACTGGCTGGTAGAGATGtgtgaatgtttacattttaaaataataatgcaagtTGACATTGTAGTAGGGGACAATTTTATCCTTAAAGGAATAGTTTGGCCAAATATGGAGACAATCATCAAGAGACAGCAACAATCGACACGGACATTACTAATGTGTATTATGTGAATGAAAAAGAGCAAATACCAAAaaattaaggggaaaaaaaaatgtaaatattcgcAAAAGCTAAAATTTGTCGGCAAATTAAGCAGTCTtaaataatatccatccattttctacactgCTTATCCTTACTTCCTTTCCCAGGGATATGGGGTACTTGTGCATGGGGCACAGGaccgggtacaccctggatggggtgccaatccatcgcagggcacacacacacattcatgcactacggacactttggacatgccaatcagcctaccatgcatgtctttggactgggggaggaaaccggagtacccagaggaaacccccgcagcacaaggagaacatgcaaactctgcacacacagggctgcggcaggaatcgaacccccgaccctggagagatggggcgaatgtgctaaccactaagccaccatgcgccccagTCATAAATAATATGacttaataaatttttttttttaaatgtaaaaaaaattaaaaaaaactgaagaatcAAAGAGTTACCGAGATCCTTAAAGAAACAGTTCAGACAATTGTGaatatttgataaataaatataatgaagcTTTTCCTACTTTCACTTTTGCTGTGGCGGTGAGCATCGTGTAGTCAGGGTGCTCCAGACACTCCTGCTTGAGTCTCTCTGCTTCTGCACCAATCAAGAGGTAAAAGTGGGTGGCCAGGTGACGCCTCAGGAGCGTCTTATTAGGAGGGATGTTCAGGAGGAGGGCCATTGTCTCAACGTTGAACCGAGGCTCCAAAACCTGGGACGACGAAACACAAAAGCATGAAGCTAGAGCTAGGTCAGTTTCACTTAGGACACTCATTTTGGCTCCATCCTGTTCTCTCCGTACCATCAGTCCTCCATGCACTCCGCTGCCTCTCAGGTTGGGTGCATACTCTGCCAGGTCTACCGAGCGCAGCCACTCCATCACTCTGTGATTGGTCCACTGGCACACCTCTGCTGGTGTGATGTTATTCTAAGTACAGAGCTTCAGAATTAAATACGCATACTGGCATATCTTGTGACTTAAATAGTGCTGTGTACATGGAGGGATGAGTAGAACCTCATCAGATGGTCTACGTCTGAGGCAGTTGGCCTCGTAGTTGTTGATGCGCAGCACCTGGATGGCCCTTTTAATACTGAGATGGTGAAGCACGCTGCCCACCTTCAGACCCAGCAAATCATCCTAAAAGTTTTATgacagtgtaaataaaaaagattgttATTTAAAAGGAACATAGGCCAACATTCAAGCATGCATTATAGAGTCAAAGCCAAGTGTTAATTATTAAGAGACTGAATTAGTGTTTATTAAGAGACTGTGtgctatttaaattaaatataggGCATATTTATATTTCCTAAATAGCTAAAACAggctttaataataaatatcaccCAAGTAAAATTGTCTTTTAATAACCGGAGAAATGAAAGTTATTGGTAGAGAACCAGATTGAAGCAAGTCACTGTAACGGCTCTCGTGATGCGGAGAATCAAAATTCAATACATATTAGCAAAATATCCGATATTTGACTTGAATGGACAGAACGAAGCAAGGAATTTAATCTGGAGTTTACATATTAACTATGTATACTTTATTAAGGTACATGTGTGAGATTATGCTTATAGAATTGATGTTTATAAAAACAGCGCCAATCAATAGCGAAAGTTATATAAATGCCATGAAATACATGCGAGAAGGTTTACAccaaaatattcattaaaagcATACAAAATAGAACAGATTCAAAAGTATGAAATATTGCTCTGACCTTATCGAGAACCGAAAATTTATGGCTTATCATCTCATAAAAAGATGTCCAGCCTCACGATAGTATGATTTCATTATGTACTTGCTTTTGGTATCCAAGTCAAAATTTATGAAATCAACCCTACATGTGACATACCACAGTCATGTAGTGAAGCATGCGTGCGTCCACCCGGCCCTCATCAAACTGGGCTTTGTACTGAGGCAGGCCGATGTCATCCAGCCATCCTTAACCACAGAGAAAACGGTCAGCTCTCAGTGAAGAGgactaataaatatttttactcTGCCAGCCTTGCACCATGTTGCACTAGTCCTCCCATTAGTAGCTATTACTGACTCATACTGATCATCATATTGAGCTTTGGTTTACGTGACTCACGAGTAACCCAGTTGAAGTCTAGCTTGTTTTTAGCATCGTCCTCTTCTGAGCCCAGAGCCTGAAGTGCCAGCTGAAGTTTCTTTCTGTGGAGAGGATGCCTGATGCCCAGctcctacaacacacacacaatgtgcatTAAGcactaattaattacaataccTCTACcattcatttttgaaaaattaaGCTCTTCGATGCTCTGACCTTTTCGAGGTCATTCTGTGAGGCATTTAGTAGCATTTGTCCAGAGCGGATCCACTGCTGAGCCTGACTCGCATACAGGCCTAAATCCTGCTCCTGCAGCCACTCGCACACTTGCTCTGTACTCCAGCATGCAAACGGGGTGTCTAGCTCACTTCAGAGAATGACAAAGAAGGAGAAAAGATCAAACATGTAGTCAACTCCAAACTTATTGGCACCATCCGAAACAATGATTTCAATTTTCTTACCTAAACTACTTACCTAaacccgaatatagaccttaaccTTAagttgatgtgcatgtaaacgcaGGCAccgtcattaaagcaaaaaggggacaaACCAAATACTGCAAAGCTTtcaaattcatgtaaatattctataaaatgatatttttccaCTCAAGTTACTGATGAGATCATTtgtaaaaaacattttgtattcAATTTGTAAAGCTTGCAAaatggaagcttttttttttttttttttttttaatataaagttGTCTCAGATCTTGaaccccactgtatatacacgAGAGGGTTTTAAAAACAAGTAATCAACAATGAAACATTAAGCACAGTTAgggcaaataaagaaataaaaacaaaacaaacaaacactgaagtTTGCCAGGAATGGGATGAATGAGAATATGactgttgtggtcagatgagacttTAAACCCCAACTTTTGGGACATATACACCTTCAGTGAAAAATGGAGAATGAATACAAAAGATACAAAGAAAAACCTGATACCCACTGTAAATTATGTTTAGTGGATCACTGATGCTTTGGGGCTGATTTGTAGCTGGTGCTTCAGGAGctattgtaatgtttttaatgacaTCGTGTATCCTAATGAcctcaaacatttaaaatcGACACACAAATGTTTGCAGGAACAGGGACTATATGATCTATAATGACCATCTCCATCTTTGAACTTGAACCCTACTGAAAAGCTGTGGTATGAACTGCTgaatcaaaaaaatatatataaacaatatctTGACATATTCTGCATAGCAGAGAGTCCAGGATCCTCcacaagtgtctccaaacttgtCAGACATTACATGAGGAAGTTGTTGTTATGCCCTGAGGAGGTTTCACcacatattcatatttaaactaatgtttgggagaAAAATCACATCAATTagaaacaaagggaaaaaaaaaagttatgtttGTAGAAACTGCACATTATtcccattaaattaaaaaaaaaaaaataaaataaaaaaaaaaaaaaaaaaaaaaaaataataataacaacaaacaaacaaacaaacaaacaaacaaataaataataattaaaaaaatcagtaattgaatgtattattaatattgaCCCCTGACCTTCATGAGGGGAGATAATTCTGGAGTTCAATGTATGTCATGACAAAGTTAACATGAGCCTTAAAAATGGCAACTCACTTGTTATTGCTGCGTTGCGAGTCACGTGACCAACCAAGTCTCGGCCCGGCTGTGGCTCTAAGGCCGCCTCTCCTGAACTCAGAATCGGGAGCATCGTCCAGGTTAAACGAAGTGGACTGGCTCCTCCTCATCCTATGTtaccaaaaaaattaataaattaaaattaattaaataaataaataaaatatttttaaacaatccATAATTGATATACtttttaaagtgtgtttgtgatttTGCGAGAATTAGTTAGCTTTTAAGATGTAAATGCTACTTTGGTTTAATTCTAAAAACTGTGCTTTATATAAGCACTCCTAAGACATAACACCATCTAAAGCTTCTGACCACAAATAAACAGAGAATAAAGAAGACTCACATTCCCAAGAACTTTCGGATTCCCTTAGCTTTCTTCTTGCCCTCAGGTGAGACTGCATGCGCTTTTGGTTTGGGAGATGGAGTTCCTGCCAGATCCAAGTGCTCagtcctcttcctctctgcCTCAGCTGATAAAACATATGGGATTAGAAGATCTTTTCACTTAGccaaaaccacaaacacaaccACTGCTTCTGTAATTGCTCATGCAAAGCAGATGGGACCCAAACACAGGTAGAATAATTTCTTGTATGGAATGGGtgaagaaaggaataaaacatgatggggctGTGCTACTATGCTACTCGGCCATATAGCAGACCGTACTATCAAAACTGCTGGGGTTATCGTAAAAAAGAGTTAGGGATATAAGTgtgctgggatttttaatgaccagtCAGGACCTCGtctgaaagacagtgctgtttttacagtatagtgtccccgtcactacaCTGAGGCATTAGGAACCACATAGActacagggtgagcgccccctgctggcctcactaataccacttccagcagcaaccttagttttccccaggaggtctccgatctaggtactggccaggctcaactcTGCTTAGCATCAGTGGGAAACCATTCCAgagctgcagggagatatggctcagAATATTTTACATgcactgttatttattttttgccaaaTCAAAGTGATTATACTTGATCTATAATATAAAAGACAGTCACCATGTGATACAGGGGACTATAGTAGCCCTCATTAAGGATGCCTACAGCCTCTAAATGTATCAACTACATCAGCTGTACTAACTAACAATTTTAGCTACTGTTTCTGATTCATTTTGCTTAAAATGTTGgacttttatataaaaaaaaaaattaaaaggaaaTATGGTAacttttccccccacattttgTTCTGTAATTTCTACTCATTCTGTGCCTGAATTACACATGCTCTCCTAATTAGGCTACTGAAAGCAAAACAGAAGCCTTTACTATAGGATCACCATTCTGTTATGCAGTTAAACACTGTACAATACCTAACCTGAGGTTGTGCAATCAGGTTTTCCCTCATAATACGGAGGAAATTGGAGACAGTAACATGAATTTACATCACATTCAACAAACTACGAACTCTCTTAATTACGAGTCAGAGCACACCTAGATCAGGAGAGCTGGCTGTTCTCTTTCCACTCCGAATCTTGAAGAAGCCCCGTCCAAACGAGGAACGTATTTTTTTGGTGCCAAAACTTTCACTCCCGCCTGGGCTGGACTGAGAGGGGGACACTGTGGGAGAGCTGTTTTTCTTATCTGCTCTTTCACCAGGCTCAGCCTGAAAGATAACAGATCATCATCAGTATTGCgatcatttaaaaatcataatttctgttttaattaacattaatgttGATGGTGGCATATAATGCAATCGTGCTTGTGATTCAGTACTCATTCATTTAGTCCTCACACCAAAATTCATGTGTTAACTAATTTACAGAACTGCTGatcacacacgcatgcacgcacacacacagagagagagagagagagagagagagagagagagagagagagagagagagagagagagagagagagagagagagagagagagagagagagagagagagagagagagagagagagagagagagagagagagagagagagagagagagagagagagagagagagagagagaccgctAGTCTGTAGATTTACTGGGACTGAGGGATGGCAATAAGCACCAAGTCAGGATTTTGCTTATAGCATCTTGTACAAACAGCAGGGGGCGATGATGACTTAGAATTCCTGTCATCAGAAGCTACTGTGTTGATTAttaaaacagacagaaatggagacagacacaaagacaatgcacacagacagaaatgCACACAAATAAGTCTAagtgacagacacacacacagacacaaaacagTAGTCAGTACCTCTTCTCTGCTAGAGTTTTCTGATCCAAGCCTCTCAGAGGAACTTCAataaaaaggtaaataaaaaaaaaaaccacacacacacacaattacacacatgcaGATTACTTAAATTCCCAAATGCGTTTAGCCAAATAGCAAAATAAAATGgtctgtataaataaaatgtcccaGTTTACTCAAGTTAGCCAAAGATTAGTAGTATTCATGAGGATTCAGAAATGCTACTGTAATCGTATAGCCATTCATATATTGTTCTAATAATTCTAATTGCATTTTTGCACACAGTAAATCCACCATCAAACTCCTACTACTGCCTGCTCTAAGTCATGTATCTCCAGTGCAATTCAGATAAACGGgtagtggttaaaggctctgggttactgattacAAGGTCAGGGgctcaagccccagcactgctaagctaccactgttgggcccttgggcaaggcccttaaccctaaattgctcagttgtagaaatgagataaatgtaagtcgctctggataagggtgtctgccaaatgccataaaatgtaaatgtaaacgagGAGCTTTAGGAAGGGATCAGACCTGTATGTAAGAAGGCATGGATCTGCATCAGCTGTTGATTTGTGTTCAGACTCTGAGATAAACTCAGTGCATGGAATCACCTGAGGCTGCGGGAGAGCCAGAACacaaagacaagacaaaaaaagagaaagtccTCAAAAATAAGATCTAGTGGAGTACtgcaaacaaaaacagtgtatattatatattataatctcAGGGTTCCAAGTCAAATGTAAAATTCTATGACTTTTCCCCTGACCAAAATCTTGAATTTCCATGACATACTGTACGAAGAATGGTAGAATGTATTGAATGGGTactgagcagaaaaaaacctAACTATTTTAACCCATTAAATCTGTAAGCTCGTTTTCCTGGTTAACAGAAATCCAGTGCAAAACTTAGTTTTCATTGCTAAAAAAAGAACATATACTTCTCATGACTAGTCTTTACACCTCAAACAAAACTGGTcctaataaaacaaaagtaTATTACTTTAATGGAAATAAGATCAATTCAATTACAAGGTACCGTAAGccattttaagtacatttttaacCCATAACACCAAGTCACATACAGCAAATGAGCACACTAAAAAGAAcgacatttttatatatataatatatatatatatatatatatatatatatatatatatatatatatatatatatatatatatatatatatatatatatatatatatatatatatatatatatatatatataaaccccaATCTATCCTCACATTTTagctaatacatttgaaaaatttacaaataaaattccCTGACTAGACCTTATTAAATTTCCATGAGCCTTgggaagatagagagagatacacatattatataataataatcataataatcataataagtTCACCAAGTGTAAAAATCCACTTAAATTCCATGGCCGTTCACAGTGAGGACAAACACTcccaaaaagaaaatacaaaggAGTTGGACATGAATGTTGTAAAGGAAGCCTGAGGGACATCCTGTGTACACAGCAGTGTGTTAGTGGCTTTGAGATAGTATAAGCCATACCTCATCAGTCTCCTCTGTGCCTGTGAGGAAAAGAGGCTCAGTAACTGTAGTGGTTGGGGATTTGGCTGAACTCTCACACTGGCCCGTCCCAGCGTCCTCTTCATCGCCTCTGTCTGAGGACACACAGTCTGAATTTAGTTTTACTTGTCAAATGTGCTAGTGAATGTGATTACATAAATTGCTTGACTATGAGACTACTAATTGGCTCTGTATCACTCAATTCCTAGTATAAAGCTATGtttcaaaatgtcaaatgtgTTTCATTCAACCACTAAATGCAAAAATCCTGAAGATGAGGAAGCGTGTTTAACTTTCAGAGAGGAAAATCTTCAAAGTGGCTATTGCTGGCACGTGTATGAAAAGAAAAGCTCAAAGAAAAGAGCCTCAAATAAATGACAGAGCTATGGACAAAGATAAAGCTTTTTAGCAGCTACTGTAGATTAGCCTGAAGAAGAAGATGCACAGTAACATGGACACTCTGATAAACACACAAGCAATATTCAGCTGAAGAAAATCTTGAACCACAGAAGAATTGTcttaaaaacattgttttagttttctgttttatattcttTGCAGTGAGCTACATGCTACATCTTCATAAGAAAAATAATCTGGATTGCATCCATTTTTATTTCCAAACCACTCTTTTTGATTCTTGTCTTTATTGACAGACCAACTGGCTTATGGAACTCGACTGTTGATATTTGGGGATTTTTGAGTGCAATGGTACATATTAAAGAAGTGAGCACAGAACCCATCTCATCTCTCACTCAGCACCTGAACTGCTACTCCAATCAAGTCCTAAATGCAGGTGCATTTATGCTgcaattcatgcaaaaggagccaTGACCAAGTATCGAGTGCATAatttaacatacttttcagaaggtcgacatttctgtattataaattctttactctgaaatcaaaaatccagtatctcaaaatattaatgcgctgtaagccataatcatcaagattaaaacaaaaaagtattaAGATTAAGATATTAAAATTAAGTAAGAATaagtattaagatattaaaatttttttttgagatgcacttgTAAAGAACTAACGATTTCATTCGTGAAGGGACCTCTGGCTGACTTTTTGCAGGAGTTGCAGAAGACCGTAGTGCTTTGTTTAACATTAGGCTATGTATGTAATTTCTTCAACATTACTTTATATACAACAGTCAtagaattaaaaaatatatcagtCCAAGTTAAATCTTGAGATAAGCAAGAACAAGTCACAAAACCATAAATGAAAATCGTGCCTTAAGGTGGATCCGAACCTAAATCCAGGACAAGACTACTTGCTTGTAAGTTGCTGTCT
Coding sequences within:
- the ppfibp1a gene encoding liprin-beta-1 — protein: MMSDASEMLAAALEQMDGIIAGSKAMNYSNGLFDCQSPSSPLLGSLRAVHLLEELRGVLELMDADERESLRSQVPDHTTEGLVEWLQTRLTNGHGSAARDLAYRERLSRLESDKECLMLQVSVLTDQVEVQGEKIRDLEMCLEEHQMKLNATEELLQQELLSRSTLETQKLELLTEVSSLKLKLTTADRENKKSEAFYQELSEMRLRAATAETEKVQQERSLKSTREELVALQKQLEEQELRNLKEQAGAEVVTSDGNQSREKDLEVHRMKQAVESLMASNEKKDRKIEELQQSLMCCRNVQDMVMSEQERKDRGDEEDAGTGQCESSAKSPTTTVTEPLFLTGTEETDEPQVIPCTEFISESEHKSTADADPCLLTYSSSERLGSENSSREEAEPGERADKKNSSPTVSPSQSSPGGSESFGTKKIRSSFGRGFFKIRSGKRTASSPDLAEAERKRTEHLDLAGTPSPKPKAHAVSPEGKKKAKGIRKFLGMMRRSQSTSFNLDDAPDSEFRRGGLRATAGPRLGWSRDSQRSNNNELDTPFACWSTEQVCEWLQEQDLGLYASQAQQWIRSGQMLLNASQNDLEKELGIRHPLHRKKLQLALQALGSEEDDAKNKLDFNWVTRWLDDIGLPQYKAQFDEGRVDARMLHYMTVDDLLGLKVGSVLHHLSIKRAIQVLRINNYEANCLRRRPSDENNITPAEVCQWTNHRVMEWLRSVDLAEYAPNLRGSGVHGGLMVLEPRFNVETMALLLNIPPNKTLLRRHLATHFYLLIGAEAERLKQECLEHPDYTMLTATAKVKPRRPSFGGFGTLRRKRQEESEELLCPLDVQMPQNSSFHREQRISEDKLEQMEDSEGTVKQIGAFSEGINNLTSMLKEDELFREISSYAPDATYTASST